Part of the Tepiditoga spiralis genome, GATTTAAATGTATATATTTGGGTTTGACAAAAGATATGTAATATGTTATTATCAATCTTGTGTTTTTAAAAATTATAGAGGGAGGAATGAATTATGTTTAATACTGGGAACACTGCATTTATGCTTCTTGCAACAAGTCTTGTCATGTTAATGACTCCTGGTCTTGCCTTTTTTTATGGTGGACTTGTTGGAAGAAAAAATACATTAAGTATTATGATGCAAAGCTTTGTTTCGCTTGGTGTAACTACAATTATGTGGTTTGCTGTTGGATATTCTTTGAGCTTTAGTGGAGACGTTTGGGGAATTATAGGTAATTTAAATCATGCTTTTTTACACGGAATAAAAGTAACAGATGTTTTTTCTGTAAATGATAATATTCCAATTATAGTATTTATAGCATATCAAATGATGTTTGCTATAATTACACCAGCTTTGATTACAGGAGCATTCGCTGATAGGGTTAAATTCAAGGCTTATTTAGTATTTTTAGTATTTTGGCAATTATTAGTTTATTACCCATTTACACATATGGTATGGGGCGGAGGATTCCTTCAAAATTGGGGAGTTCTTGATTTTGCTGGTGGAATTGTTGTTCATACAACCGCTGGATTTGCAGCATTGGCTTCTGTACTTTATGTTGGTAAAAGGAAAAATAGAAAAATGGAACCACACAGTATACCACTTGTTGCACTTGGAACTGCTTTATTATGGTTTGGATGGTATGGATTTAATGCAGGTAGTGAATTAAAGGTTGATGAAATAACTTCAATTGCATTTTTAAATACAGATATTGCAGCATCTTTTGCTTCAATAACATGGTTAATAATTGACTGGAAAAGAGCAAGAAAACCAAAATTCCTTGGATTCTTAACTGGTGCAGTTGCAGGACTTGCAACAATAACACCAGCTGCAGGTTTTGTAACCTTACCTGTTGCTGCTTTAATAGGTATATTAGCTGGAATAGTTTGCTATCTTGCTGTTGAAGTTAAAGTAAAAAGAGA contains:
- a CDS encoding ammonium transporter; its protein translation is MFNTGNTAFMLLATSLVMLMTPGLAFFYGGLVGRKNTLSIMMQSFVSLGVTTIMWFAVGYSLSFSGDVWGIIGNLNHAFLHGIKVTDVFSVNDNIPIIVFIAYQMMFAIITPALITGAFADRVKFKAYLVFLVFWQLLVYYPFTHMVWGGGFLQNWGVLDFAGGIVVHTTAGFAALASVLYVGKRKNRKMEPHSIPLVALGTALLWFGWYGFNAGSELKVDEITSIAFLNTDIAASFASITWLIIDWKRARKPKFLGFLTGAVAGLATITPAAGFVTLPVAALIGILAGIVCYLAVEVKVKRDWDDALDVWGVHGMGGFMGVIFLGLFATKSVNPNGANGLFYGGAGFFMKEIIAAVFAAVYAFVFTYIMLIIINKFTPVTVKKQEQEHLDESLHGEDAYI